A stretch of the Candidatus Saccharimonadales bacterium genome encodes the following:
- the ligA gene encoding NAD-dependent DNA ligase LigA produces MTAPLDKSAATERIEKLRAVINDYRYHYHVLDESIMSEAAADSLKHELSQLEAQYPDLITSDSPTQRVAGAPSPEFTSVAHSQRMLSLNDVFDEAEVRAWADRITKLAPADSKIEYFADIKMDGLACALHYQDGVLVRGITRGDGFVGEDVTANIRTIDSIPLRLRASQEYGQLLTGPTEVRGEIVMYKQDFEALNAARAEQGKPLFANPRNTAAGTIRQLNPELVASRPLYFRAYDLRRPEATDIPTHKYAYTALRGLGFLANADAPVLQTVTDIMNFAQTWETKRQELPFNTDGLVVKVNDRLLYDRLGVVGKAPRAAVAYKYAAEQATTKVKDIFISIGRTGAATPVAMLEPVVIAGSTVQMATLHNEAEVLRKDIRVGDTVIVHKAGDIIPEVVEPLVTLRDGSELLFQMPTVCPECSTKLVKLKEKDAAWRCPNEACPSRSWKRIEHFASKAALDIEGLGEKNVIALLGAGLIKDPADIFTLTQEQVVQLDRFAEISATKLVKAIQAKKTPVLARFIYGLGIRHVGVQTAIDLANHFRTLDGLAAAKIDELSLVDGIGEVVAESLVEWFAEPGNQQLLEKFKTYGVQPQDVKQVGGKLSGQNFVVTGSLDSMSRDQAAEKIRALGGVFQSSVGKDTDYLVVGGNVGASKLKKAEKFGTTKLTEAELIEILG; encoded by the coding sequence ATGACCGCACCACTTGATAAATCTGCTGCCACTGAACGCATTGAAAAACTACGAGCAGTCATAAATGATTACCGCTATCATTACCATGTGCTCGATGAGTCGATTATGAGTGAAGCCGCGGCTGACAGTCTCAAGCATGAGCTGAGCCAACTGGAGGCACAATATCCCGACCTGATAACATCAGATTCACCGACACAGCGCGTAGCCGGTGCGCCATCGCCGGAGTTTACGTCTGTCGCGCATAGTCAACGCATGCTAAGTCTCAATGATGTCTTTGACGAAGCTGAGGTTCGAGCCTGGGCGGATCGAATCACGAAACTGGCGCCGGCAGACAGCAAGATCGAGTACTTTGCGGATATCAAAATGGATGGACTAGCCTGCGCGCTGCACTACCAGGACGGCGTGCTGGTTCGTGGCATTACCCGCGGTGATGGCTTCGTCGGCGAGGATGTAACGGCTAATATCCGGACGATCGATTCGATCCCACTCAGGCTACGTGCCTCGCAGGAGTATGGCCAGCTGCTCACTGGACCTACTGAAGTCCGCGGCGAAATCGTTATGTATAAACAAGATTTTGAAGCCTTGAATGCTGCACGGGCCGAGCAGGGCAAGCCGCTGTTTGCTAATCCCCGCAATACCGCGGCTGGTACCATCCGTCAGCTCAATCCCGAGCTAGTTGCTAGCCGGCCGCTCTATTTCCGGGCCTATGACCTGCGCCGTCCAGAAGCTACAGACATACCGACGCACAAATATGCGTATACTGCGCTGCGCGGTCTCGGTTTCCTGGCCAATGCGGACGCGCCCGTGCTGCAAACGGTGACAGACATTATGAATTTTGCGCAGACTTGGGAAACGAAGCGCCAAGAATTGCCGTTTAACACCGATGGTCTGGTCGTCAAGGTCAATGACCGGTTGCTATACGATCGTCTCGGTGTCGTTGGCAAAGCGCCACGAGCAGCTGTCGCCTACAAATATGCCGCCGAGCAAGCCACAACGAAGGTGAAAGACATCTTTATTTCCATCGGCCGCACTGGCGCAGCCACGCCAGTCGCCATGCTGGAGCCGGTTGTCATTGCTGGCAGTACGGTGCAGATGGCGACGCTGCATAACGAAGCCGAAGTCCTGCGCAAGGATATCCGAGTTGGCGATACCGTCATCGTTCACAAAGCCGGCGACATTATTCCCGAAGTTGTCGAACCGCTGGTTACACTGCGGGATGGTTCAGAACTACTGTTTCAAATGCCGACGGTTTGCCCGGAATGTAGTACTAAGCTAGTCAAGCTCAAAGAAAAGGACGCCGCTTGGCGCTGTCCGAACGAAGCCTGTCCGTCGCGGTCCTGGAAGCGCATCGAGCATTTTGCCAGCAAGGCTGCCCTGGATATCGAAGGTCTTGGTGAAAAGAATGTTATCGCTCTGCTCGGCGCTGGTCTTATCAAAGATCCGGCGGATATCTTTACTTTGACGCAGGAGCAAGTGGTGCAGCTGGACCGCTTTGCCGAAATATCTGCTACGAAGCTCGTCAAGGCTATCCAAGCCAAGAAAACGCCGGTGCTGGCGCGCTTTATATACGGATTAGGCATTCGGCACGTCGGCGTGCAGACGGCGATTGACCTGGCAAATCATTTCCGAACGCTTGATGGATTAGCTGCTGCGAAGATTGATGAACTCAGTCTAGTGGACGGCATTGGCGAAGTCGTTGCCGAATCATTGGTTGAGTGGTTTGCGGAGCCAGGTAATCAGCAGTTACTTGAAAAGTTTAAAACCTACGGCGTACAGCCGCAAGACGTCAAGCAAGTTGGCGGCAAACTCAGCGGCCAGAATTTTGTTGTCACCGGCAGTCTGGATAGCATGAGCCGCGACCAAGCGGCCGAGAAAATCCGGGCGCTCGGCGGCGTTTTCCAGTCCAGCGTTGGTAAAGATACTGATTATCTGGTCGTCGGCGGCAACGTCGGTGCCAGTAAGCTCAAAAAAGCCGAAAAATTCGGCACTACGAAATTGACCGAGGCAGAGCTGATTGAAATTCTTGGGTAG
- the htpX gene encoding zinc metalloprotease HtpX, with amino-acid sequence MYSEIARNKQKTWVIMAFFIAFVALIGYLLTLFMGYPPYMTIGVLIGAAIYTLVMYYSGSKLSLAVNGAKEIQKSDNPRLWRIVENLAITEGLPMPKVYIMEDPAPNAFATGRDPAHAAVCATTGILEIMDDNELEGVFAHEMGHVKNYDIRVSMIAFALAGVISLIADIMLHMTFFRSNDDEGGNNNPVFFVLAIVGAILAPLIATLIQLAITRRREYLADATGALATRYPEGLASALEKIGSYGSVTRKQNSATAHLFFANPLKSGGISNLFSTHPPIEERVRRLREMNTHA; translated from the coding sequence ATGTATAGCGAAATTGCACGCAATAAGCAAAAAACTTGGGTGATTATGGCCTTTTTCATCGCATTCGTTGCACTGATTGGATATTTGCTCACGTTATTTATGGGCTATCCGCCATATATGACTATCGGTGTTTTGATCGGTGCCGCTATCTATACGCTAGTCATGTATTACTCCGGCAGCAAACTGAGTTTGGCTGTCAACGGGGCCAAGGAGATCCAGAAAAGTGACAATCCACGCCTGTGGCGGATCGTCGAAAACCTGGCAATCACCGAAGGCCTGCCAATGCCGAAAGTGTATATCATGGAAGATCCAGCACCGAACGCATTTGCCACCGGCCGGGATCCAGCTCATGCTGCCGTCTGCGCAACGACGGGTATTTTAGAAATTATGGACGACAACGAGCTCGAAGGTGTCTTCGCTCACGAAATGGGGCATGTCAAGAATTATGACATCCGTGTCTCGATGATAGCTTTCGCGCTGGCCGGTGTGATATCGCTGATTGCTGACATTATGCTGCACATGACGTTTTTCAGAAGCAACGATGATGAGGGTGGCAACAACAATCCAGTATTTTTTGTCTTGGCAATCGTTGGCGCAATCCTGGCGCCGCTCATCGCAACCTTGATTCAACTGGCAATCACTCGGCGCCGTGAGTATCTGGCCGACGCCACCGGTGCGCTGGCGACCCGCTATCCAGAAGGTCTGGCCAGTGCACTCGAAAAGATCGGCAGCTACGGTAGTGTAACCCGTAAGCAAAACTCTGCTACTGCTCATTTGTTTTTCGCTAATCCGTTGAAATCTGGCGGCATTAGTAATTTGTTCAGTACGCACCCACCAATCGAAGAGCGCGTTCGCCGTTTGCGCGAAATGAATACGCACGCTTAA
- a CDS encoding LemA family protein: MGPITFIIVAVVVVIIIIALVVIYNKLVRLNVRSEEAWSDITVQLKRRYDLIPNLINTVKGYAQHESGVFERVTAARSNALNAQGVAETAAAEGEFTKTLKSLFAVSEAYPDLKASQNFQQLQAELVDTEDKIQASRRFYNGVVRDFNTSRTVFPVNFLAGIFGFKKDKVFFELDEAQTAAVQSPVEVKF; this comes from the coding sequence ATGGGTCCGATTACATTCATTATTGTCGCAGTCGTCGTGGTCATCATAATCATCGCGCTTGTCGTAATCTATAACAAGCTTGTCCGTCTCAACGTTCGGTCGGAAGAAGCCTGGAGTGACATCACCGTTCAGTTAAAACGGCGTTACGATCTGATACCTAATCTTATAAATACGGTCAAAGGCTACGCACAGCACGAAAGTGGTGTTTTCGAGAGAGTCACCGCTGCTCGCTCTAATGCTTTGAACGCCCAAGGTGTCGCCGAAACCGCTGCTGCCGAAGGTGAGTTTACGAAGACACTGAAAAGCCTGTTCGCCGTTTCCGAAGCCTATCCTGACCTGAAGGCCAGCCAGAACTTCCAGCAGTTGCAGGCTGAACTGGTCGATACCGAAGACAAGATCCAGGCATCACGCCGCTTCTACAACGGTGTTGTGCGCGACTTTAACACTTCGAGAACTGTTTTCCCCGTCAATTTCCTGGCTGGTATCTTTGGATTTAAAAAAGATAAAGTATTCTTCGAACTCGATGAGGCACAAACTGCCGCAGTCCAAAGTCCAGTTGAAGTCAAATTCTAA
- a CDS encoding Imm26 family immunity protein, with amino-acid sequence MSEDEGPVLDKLTGRQKRPATGDVFRVRFADSPYYFGLVVDGNMAVGPMAPGSILVTIFSGGSESGEIEDFDELVQRPLFMPPAIVNQRPWTLGYAERVGAVEQFPRRDYFFWRPSLRQHYNQHGDAVSPPQDDSEVGIWGLGNEQTLSAKMDLALTRGKPQ; translated from the coding sequence ATGAGTGAAGACGAAGGCCCCGTTCTCGATAAGCTAACGGGACGGCAAAAGCGACCCGCTACCGGTGACGTATTCCGTGTTCGCTTCGCCGACAGTCCGTATTACTTCGGATTGGTCGTCGATGGCAACATGGCCGTTGGCCCGATGGCTCCCGGCAGCATCCTCGTGACAATTTTCTCAGGTGGTTCGGAGTCGGGGGAGATCGAAGACTTCGACGAGTTGGTGCAGCGTCCGCTATTCATGCCGCCTGCAATCGTCAATCAGCGGCCTTGGACGCTGGGCTATGCCGAAAGAGTTGGGGCTGTCGAGCAATTCCCGAGGCGCGACTATTTCTTCTGGCGGCCCTCTCTTCGCCAACACTATAATCAGCATGGCGACGCGGTGTCCCCACCACAAGATGATTCTGAGGTCGGCATCTGGGGCCTGGGAAATGAGCAGACGTTATCGGCAAAGATGGATCTCGCCCTGACGCGGGGCAAGCCCCAGTGA